In Ancalomicrobiaceae bacterium S20, the following proteins share a genomic window:
- a CDS encoding pentapeptide repeat-containing protein has product MVSEARQIEIRDCYGDTLVVCFAPQRMAPAAALVSGLALAGIDLEGARLHAADLYWADLDQAILRGAVLTRADMRGVRATAADFTDAELNLVSLSPDNIGGPADCTRARFVRANLRGAKMQGAVLRKADLSGADLREADLGPSRFGGTADLSGAILTGARLQNTRLKGAIYDDQTVFPRGFQPRAAGMIMNRRGTILRGAEPRDAEPWVHRISG; this is encoded by the coding sequence ATGGTCAGCGAAGCACGGCAAATCGAAATCCGCGACTGCTATGGCGACACGCTCGTCGTCTGCTTTGCGCCGCAGCGGATGGCGCCGGCGGCCGCCCTCGTCAGCGGTCTCGCCCTCGCGGGCATCGATCTGGAAGGCGCGCGGCTGCATGCGGCCGATCTCTACTGGGCCGATCTCGACCAGGCGATCCTGCGAGGCGCCGTGCTGACGCGCGCCGACATGCGCGGCGTGCGCGCCACCGCGGCCGATTTCACCGATGCGGAACTGAACCTCGTTTCGCTGTCGCCGGACAATATCGGCGGCCCGGCCGACTGCACCCGCGCGCGCTTCGTCCGCGCCAACCTGCGCGGCGCCAAGATGCAGGGTGCGGTGTTGCGCAAGGCGGATCTCTCCGGCGCCGATCTGCGCGAGGCCGATCTGGGTCCGAGCCGCTTCGGCGGCACCGCGGATCTGTCGGGCGCGATCCTGACCGGTGCGCGGCTCCAGAACACGCGGCTCAAGGGCGCGATCTACGACGACCAGACCGTGTTCCCGCGCGGGTTCCAGCCGCGCGCGGCCGGCATGATCATGAACCGGCGCGGCACGATCCTGCGCGGCGCCGAGCCGCGTGACGCCGAGCCGTGGGTGCACCGGATCTCGGGTTGA
- the fmt gene encoding methionyl-tRNA formyltransferase: protein MSLRVVFMGTPDFAVPPLAEIVGQGHEVVAVYTQPPRPAGRGYELTKSPVHRQAEAFGLPVLTPTKLKTEEAADAFRAHEADVAVVVAYGLLLPKPILDAPREGCLNLHASLLPRWRGAAPIHRAIMSGDAETGVMVMRMEEGLDTGPVCMAERTAIAPDETTKELHDRLSRIGADLIGRALAALSRGSLGCRAQADEGVTYAKKIDKAEARIDWSKPAQAVHDQIRGLSPFPGAWCEMTIAGKTERVKILRSARAEGAGEPGLGEPGTVLDDRLAIACGTGAVRLVELQRAGAKPLDAETFLRGAGVGAGARLG, encoded by the coding sequence ATGTCCCTCCGCGTCGTCTTCATGGGCACGCCCGATTTCGCCGTCCCGCCGCTCGCCGAGATCGTCGGCCAGGGCCACGAGGTGGTCGCGGTCTATACGCAGCCACCGCGACCGGCCGGGCGCGGCTACGAGTTGACCAAGTCGCCCGTGCATCGGCAGGCCGAGGCTTTCGGATTGCCGGTCCTCACCCCGACCAAGCTGAAGACCGAGGAAGCGGCCGACGCTTTCCGCGCGCATGAGGCCGACGTTGCGGTCGTGGTCGCCTACGGGCTGCTGCTGCCGAAGCCGATCCTGGACGCGCCGCGCGAGGGCTGCCTCAACCTGCATGCCTCGCTCTTGCCGCGCTGGCGCGGCGCGGCACCGATCCACCGGGCGATCATGAGCGGCGACGCCGAGACCGGCGTCATGGTCATGCGCATGGAAGAGGGCCTCGACACCGGCCCCGTCTGCATGGCCGAGCGCACCGCGATTGCGCCCGACGAAACCACCAAGGAGCTGCACGATCGCCTGTCGCGCATCGGCGCCGACCTGATCGGCCGCGCGCTCGCCGCCCTGTCGCGCGGCTCGCTCGGCTGCCGGGCACAGGCGGACGAAGGCGTCACCTACGCCAAGAAGATCGACAAGGCCGAGGCGCGCATCGACTGGTCGAAGCCGGCGCAGGCCGTGCACGACCAGATCCGTGGCCTGTCGCCCTTCCCCGGCGCCTGGTGCGAGATGACCATCGCCGGCAAGACGGAGCGGGTGAAGATCCTTCGCTCGGCACGGGCCGAGGGCGCGGGCGAGCCGGGCCTTGGCGAGCCTGGAACGGTGCTCGACGACCGGCTCGCGATCGCCTGCGGCACGGGCGCGGTGCGTCTCGTCGAACTCCAGCGCGCCGGCGCAAAGCCGCTCGACGCGGAGACGTTCCTGCGCGGGGCGGGCGTCGGCGCGGGCGCGAGGCTCGGCTGA
- the truA gene encoding tRNA pseudouridine(38-40) synthase TruA, producing MPRYKLILEYDGTPFVGWQRQENGLSVQGALEGAFEGLTGRLITVKGAGRTDAGVHATAQVAHVDLDKVWRPDKLRDALNAHIRPHPVSVLQVEAAADDFDARFSAIGRRYLYRIIDRRAPPTLERDRVWHVPRRLDVAAMDAAAKLLVGHHDFTTFRSTECQAHSPVKTLETLDVVRKGDAVEVHTTARSFLHNQVRSMVGSLKHVGEGKWTADDLKAALDARDRKACGVVAPPGGLYLAGVAYGEAARAEPASDDAD from the coding sequence ATGCCCCGCTACAAGCTGATCCTCGAATATGACGGCACGCCCTTCGTCGGCTGGCAGCGGCAGGAGAACGGGCTCTCGGTGCAGGGCGCGCTCGAAGGCGCTTTCGAGGGACTGACCGGCCGGCTGATCACGGTCAAGGGTGCCGGGCGCACCGATGCCGGCGTTCACGCGACCGCGCAGGTCGCGCATGTCGATCTCGACAAGGTCTGGCGACCGGACAAGCTGCGCGATGCGCTCAACGCCCATATCCGGCCGCATCCGGTCTCGGTGCTGCAGGTCGAGGCCGCGGCCGACGACTTCGACGCGCGCTTCTCGGCGATCGGTCGGCGCTATCTCTACCGGATCATCGATCGTCGCGCGCCGCCGACGCTGGAACGCGACCGGGTCTGGCACGTGCCGCGCCGGCTCGACGTCGCCGCCATGGACGCGGCCGCAAAGCTGCTGGTCGGCCACCACGACTTTACGACCTTCCGCTCGACCGAGTGCCAGGCGCATTCGCCGGTGAAGACGCTGGAGACGCTCGACGTGGTCCGCAAAGGCGACGCCGTCGAGGTGCACACGACCGCGCGGTCGTTCCTGCACAATCAGGTCCGCTCGATGGTCGGCTCGCTGAAGCACGTCGGCGAGGGCAAATGGACCGCGGACGATCTGAAAGCCGCGCTCGATGCCCGCGACCGCAAGGCCTGCGGCGTGGTCGCACCGCCGGGCGGGCTTTATCTGGCGGGGGTGGCCTATGGCGAGGCCGCTCGGGCCGAGCCGGCGTCCGACGACGCGGATTGA
- a CDS encoding MarR family transcriptional regulator yields MPVELRPSQALKLWHDVTLDLVRDGESDLSARQLTILLTVYLEPPPHTVRGLAAKLKVTKPAITRALDTMGERGLVDRKRDDLDRRNVLIQRTVDGALWVEKLGDIVVARAKGLPR; encoded by the coding sequence ATGCCGGTCGAATTGCGCCCGAGCCAGGCGCTGAAACTCTGGCACGACGTGACGCTCGATCTCGTCCGCGACGGCGAGAGCGACCTGTCCGCGCGCCAGCTGACCATCCTGCTGACCGTCTACCTCGAGCCGCCGCCGCACACGGTGCGCGGCCTCGCCGCCAAGCTCAAGGTGACCAAGCCGGCGATCACGCGCGCGCTCGACACGATGGGCGAGCGCGGTCTCGTCGATCGCAAGCGCGATGACCTCGACCGCCGCAACGTGCTGATCCAGCGCACCGTCGACGGCGCACTCTGGGTCGAGAAGCTCGGCGACATCGTCGTGGCGCGCGCCAAGGGCCTGCCGCGGTAG
- a CDS encoding leucyl aminopeptidase family protein — MSDRLLAPDWTGPSLPIWTVAPDGLAARLDSLGSAIATFARANGFEASAGSHLMVMEPAGGIAGVLFGLGKPGDAARHPFLPGKLASVLPEGDWRFDGPLDDAALAALGWALEAYRFRRYRKPTGKTARLVVPQGVDYASVQRTAVAVTLARDLVNTAPNDLGPVELAAAIRAALEPRGATVTEIIGDDLLAQNLPLIHAVGHGSDRTPRLVDATWGDAAHPKVTLVGKGVCFDTGGLDIKPDTGMLLMKKDMGGAANVLGLATMIIDAKLPVRLRVLIPAVENAISGRAFRPSDVFPSRKGLTVEIGNTDAEGRLVLADALALADEEKPDLIVDMATLTGAARVALGPELPPFYTRDDALAADLQATAMALADPVWRMPLWKPYMGLLDSKIADTNNVTSGGFAGSVTAALFLSKFVENCPSWVHLDIYAWNPSAKPGRPDGGEAQAIRALYALIEKRYAAA; from the coding sequence TTGTCCGACCGCCTGCTCGCCCCCGACTGGACCGGCCCGTCGCTGCCCATCTGGACCGTCGCCCCGGACGGCCTCGCCGCCCGGCTCGATTCGCTCGGTTCCGCGATCGCCACCTTCGCCCGCGCCAACGGTTTCGAGGCATCGGCGGGATCGCATCTCATGGTGATGGAACCGGCCGGCGGTATCGCCGGTGTGCTGTTCGGGCTTGGCAAGCCGGGCGATGCGGCGCGCCATCCGTTCCTGCCGGGCAAGCTCGCGAGCGTGCTCCCCGAGGGCGACTGGCGCTTCGACGGCCCGCTCGACGACGCCGCGCTCGCCGCGCTCGGCTGGGCGCTCGAGGCCTATCGGTTCCGGCGCTACCGCAAGCCGACGGGCAAGACCGCACGTCTCGTCGTGCCGCAGGGTGTCGATTATGCGAGCGTGCAGCGCACCGCCGTTGCCGTGACGCTGGCCCGCGATCTGGTCAACACCGCGCCGAACGATCTCGGCCCGGTCGAACTGGCGGCCGCCATCCGCGCGGCGCTGGAGCCGCGCGGCGCGACCGTCACCGAAATCATCGGCGACGACCTCCTCGCCCAGAACCTGCCGCTGATCCATGCGGTCGGTCATGGTTCGGACCGGACCCCGCGCCTCGTCGACGCCACCTGGGGCGATGCCGCGCACCCGAAGGTAACGCTGGTCGGCAAGGGCGTGTGCTTCGATACCGGCGGTCTCGACATCAAGCCCGATACCGGCATGCTCCTGATGAAGAAGGACATGGGCGGCGCGGCCAATGTGCTCGGCCTCGCCACCATGATCATCGACGCCAAGCTGCCGGTGCGCCTGCGCGTGCTGATCCCGGCGGTCGAGAACGCCATTTCCGGCCGTGCCTTCCGGCCCTCCGACGTGTTCCCGAGCCGCAAGGGCCTGACCGTCGAGATCGGCAATACCGATGCGGAAGGGCGCTTGGTCCTCGCCGATGCGCTCGCGCTCGCCGACGAGGAGAAGCCGGACCTGATCGTCGACATGGCGACGCTGACCGGCGCAGCCCGGGTCGCGCTCGGTCCGGAACTGCCGCCGTTCTACACCCGCGACGATGCGCTCGCCGCCGACCTGCAGGCGACCGCCATGGCGCTCGCCGATCCCGTCTGGCGCATGCCGCTCTGGAAGCCCTACATGGGTCTGCTCGACAGCAAGATCGCCGACACCAACAACGTCACCAGCGGCGGCTTCGCCGGCTCGGTCACGGCCGCGCTGTTCCTGTCGAAATTCGTCGAGAACTGCCCGTCCTGGGTCCATCTCGACATCTACGCCTGGAACCCCTCGGCCAAGCCCGGCCGCCCCGACGGCGGCGAGGCGCAGGCGATCCGTGCGCTCTATGCGCTGATCGAGAAGCGCTACGCGGCGGCGTGA
- a CDS encoding tetratricopeptide repeat protein, whose translation MGTRRFGLRRTARILLLTVAAGVVLGGCQARRSAPSPELTTGSVPRQNAEAWGRRFESNPSDREAAIGYAQALRANGQTAQAVAVLQRAVLQNPRDGMVASAYGKALAANGDFQEALKVIRRSTDPTAPDWRLLSAEAAIQDQLGNPAEARRIYFEALKIAPNEPTILNNLGLSYVLTNELPAAEKVLRQAVASPQADARVRQNLALALGLQGKFAEAEKVATAALPPAEAAENMAYLKTMMSQQNTWKQIKAADRPKS comes from the coding sequence ATGGGCACCCGCAGGTTCGGCCTCCGCCGCACGGCCCGCATTCTCCTCCTCACCGTCGCGGCCGGCGTCGTGCTCGGCGGCTGCCAGGCGCGCCGCTCGGCCCCCTCGCCGGAGCTGACCACCGGGTCGGTGCCGCGCCAGAACGCGGAAGCCTGGGGACGCCGGTTCGAGAGCAATCCGAGCGATCGCGAGGCCGCGATCGGCTATGCGCAGGCGCTGCGCGCCAACGGCCAGACCGCGCAGGCGGTCGCCGTGCTGCAGCGCGCCGTGTTGCAGAACCCGCGCGACGGCATGGTCGCCTCGGCCTACGGCAAGGCACTCGCCGCCAATGGCGACTTCCAGGAGGCGCTGAAGGTGATCCGCCGGTCGACCGATCCGACGGCGCCGGACTGGCGACTGCTCTCGGCCGAGGCCGCGATCCAGGATCAGCTCGGCAATCCGGCCGAAGCGCGCCGGATCTATTTCGAGGCACTCAAGATCGCGCCGAACGAGCCGACCATCCTCAACAACCTCGGCCTCTCCTACGTGCTGACCAACGAGCTGCCGGCGGCCGAGAAGGTGCTGCGGCAGGCGGTGGCGAGCCCGCAGGCCGATGCGCGCGTCCGCCAGAACCTCGCGCTGGCGCTCGGGCTGCAGGGCAAGTTCGCCGAGGCCGAGAAGGTCGCGACCGCCGCCCTGCCCCCGGCCGAGGCGGCCGAGAACATGGCCTATCTGAAGACGATGATGAGCCAGCAGAACACCTGGAAGCAGATCAAGGCCGCCGACCGGCCGAAGAGCTGA
- a CDS encoding type II secretion system F family protein, translating to MLMNLLLDKQFMLAVFTALGVSATIVTVALPLIEKDRLGGRMKAVALERDKIKARERARLAAEKPITLRTEPKAYMKSLVERFNLKSALADENTLNRLRMAGFRGQAPMTVFLFARFVGPFGLFLLAAFYLYVLNVLELAGGMKFAVCLGAAALGLYVPNIYIQNLITKRQQSIRRAWPDALDLALICVESGMSIEAAFRRVAEEIGTQSIPLAEEMSLTTAELSFLQERRKAYENLANRTGLEGVKSVVTALIQAERYGTPLGQALRVLAQENRDARMAEAEKKAAALPPKLTVPMIVFFLPVLFAVIMGPAMIQLFKMD from the coding sequence ATGCTCATGAACCTGCTGCTCGACAAGCAGTTCATGCTCGCCGTGTTCACGGCGCTCGGTGTGTCGGCCACGATCGTGACCGTGGCGCTGCCGCTGATCGAGAAGGACCGCCTCGGTGGCCGCATGAAGGCGGTCGCGCTCGAGCGCGACAAGATCAAGGCCCGCGAGCGCGCGCGTCTGGCGGCCGAGAAGCCGATCACCCTGCGCACCGAGCCGAAGGCCTACATGAAGAGCCTCGTCGAGCGCTTCAACCTCAAGAGCGCGCTCGCCGACGAGAACACGCTCAACCGGCTGCGCATGGCCGGCTTCCGCGGCCAGGCGCCGATGACGGTGTTCCTGTTCGCCCGTTTCGTCGGGCCGTTCGGCCTGTTCCTGCTCGCCGCGTTCTATCTCTACGTTCTGAACGTGCTGGAACTCGCCGGCGGCATGAAGTTCGCGGTCTGCCTCGGCGCCGCCGCGCTCGGCCTCTACGTGCCGAACATCTACATCCAGAACCTGATCACCAAGCGCCAGCAGTCGATCCGGCGGGCTTGGCCGGATGCGCTCGATCTGGCGCTGATCTGCGTGGAATCCGGCATGTCGATCGAGGCCGCGTTCCGGCGCGTCGCCGAGGAGATCGGCACGCAGTCGATCCCGCTCGCCGAGGAGATGTCGCTGACCACCGCCGAGCTGAGCTTCTTGCAGGAGCGCCGCAAGGCCTACGAGAACCTCGCCAACCGCACCGGCCTCGAAGGCGTGAAATCGGTGGTGACCGCGCTGATCCAGGCCGAGCGCTATGGCACGCCGCTCGGCCAGGCGCTGCGCGTGCTGGCGCAGGAGAACCGCGACGCCCGCATGGCCGAGGCCGAGAAGAAGGCGGCCGCGCTGCCGCCGAAGCTGACCGTGCCGATGATCGTGTTCTTCCTGCCGGTGCTGTTCGCCGTGATCATGGGGCCGGCGATGATCCAGCTCTTCAAGATGGACTGA
- a CDS encoding type II secretion system F family protein — protein sequence MLGNPIVFLAVIALAMFCAGGLAYALLFDRVKREDLASKRMGAIAGTAKAAAKEADVAQSKRRNIQEALKELEARQLARAKQTNSPPLAVMIEQAGLDWTKKKFFLVSALSGVGAAAVVMFLSGNPLVAGGAGVIGFLGLPRWAISFMRKRRMKKFLDELPNAVDVIVRGIRSGLPLGDCLRIISVEAREPVRTEFRAIIETQALGIPLGDACMKLYERVPVQEANFFGIVIQIQQKAGGNLSEALGNLSKVLRERKKMKAKINAMSQEAKASASIIGSLPIIVGGLVYLTSPSYIMTLFTTNLGLLIICGSGFYMLIGILVMRKMINFDF from the coding sequence ATGCTCGGCAACCCGATCGTGTTTCTGGCCGTCATCGCCCTCGCCATGTTCTGCGCGGGCGGCCTCGCCTATGCGTTGCTGTTCGACCGGGTCAAGCGGGAGGATCTCGCGTCCAAGCGCATGGGTGCGATCGCAGGAACCGCCAAGGCCGCGGCCAAGGAAGCCGACGTGGCGCAGAGCAAGCGCCGCAACATCCAGGAAGCGCTGAAGGAGCTCGAGGCCCGACAGCTCGCCCGCGCCAAGCAGACCAATTCGCCGCCGCTCGCCGTCATGATCGAGCAGGCCGGGCTCGATTGGACCAAGAAGAAGTTCTTCCTGGTCTCGGCCCTGTCCGGCGTCGGCGCGGCCGCCGTCGTCATGTTCCTGTCCGGCAATCCGCTGGTTGCCGGGGGCGCCGGCGTGATCGGCTTCCTCGGTCTGCCGCGTTGGGCGATCAGCTTCATGCGCAAGCGGCGCATGAAGAAGTTCCTCGACGAATTGCCGAACGCCGTCGATGTGATCGTGCGCGGCATCCGCTCCGGCCTGCCGCTCGGCGACTGCCTGCGCATCATCTCGGTCGAGGCGCGCGAACCGGTGCGCACCGAGTTCCGCGCCATCATCGAGACCCAGGCGCTCGGCATCCCGCTCGGCGACGCCTGCATGAAGCTCTATGAGCGCGTGCCGGTGCAGGAAGCCAACTTCTTCGGCATCGTGATCCAGATCCAGCAGAAGGCGGGCGGCAATCTATCCGAAGCGCTCGGCAACCTCTCGAAGGTCCTGCGCGAACGCAAGAAGATGAAAGCCAAGATCAACGCCATGTCGCAGGAGGCCAAGGCCTCCGCCTCGATCATCGGCTCGCTGCCGATCATCGTTGGCGGTCTCGTCTACCTGACGAGCCCGAGCTACATCATGACGCTGTTCACGACCAATCTCGGCCTGCTGATCATTTGTGGCAGCGGCTTCTACATGCTGATCGGCATCCTCGTGATGCGGAAGATGATCAACTTCGATTTCTGA
- a CDS encoding CpaF family protein, translating to MFGKRGSFGSGAAQAVRPAAVASSAAVRAEAPPPPPPSSAPANLDQPIPPGRGDPKPRSEEYYDVKSSIFSALIDTIDLSQLARLDLESAREEIRDVVNEIIQLKNVVMSIAEQEELLEDIVNDVLGYGPLEPLLARDDIADIMVNGAERTFIEVAGKVQLTGIRFRDNQQLMNICQRIVSQVGRRVDESSPICDARLPDGSRVNVIAPPLAIDGPALTIRKFKKDKLTLDNLVKFGSISPEGSTLLQIVGRVRCNVIVSGGTGSGKTTLLNCLTRYIDTTERIITCEDAAELQLQQPHVVRLETRPPNLEGEGQITMRDLVKNCLRMRPERIIVGEVRGPEAFDLLQAMNTGHDGSMGTLHANSPREALSRMESMITMGGFSLPSRTIREMIVSSVDVIVQAARLRDGSRRITHVTEVMGMEGDVIITQDLFVYDILGEDEHGRIIGRHRSTGIGRPRFWDRARYYNEDKRLAEALDKAEVADA from the coding sequence ATGTTCGGCAAACGCGGTTCCTTCGGTTCCGGTGCGGCGCAGGCGGTGAGGCCGGCGGCGGTCGCATCGTCGGCCGCGGTGCGCGCGGAGGCCCCGCCGCCCCCGCCGCCGTCGAGCGCGCCTGCGAACCTCGATCAGCCGATCCCGCCGGGGCGCGGCGATCCGAAGCCGCGCTCGGAGGAGTACTACGACGTCAAGTCGTCGATCTTCTCGGCGCTGATCGACACGATCGACCTGAGCCAGCTCGCGCGCCTGGATCTCGAGTCGGCGCGCGAGGAAATCCGCGACGTCGTCAACGAGATCATCCAGCTCAAGAACGTCGTGATGTCGATCGCCGAGCAGGAGGAACTGCTCGAGGACATCGTCAACGACGTGCTCGGCTACGGTCCGCTCGAGCCGCTGCTCGCGCGCGACGACATCGCCGACATCATGGTCAACGGCGCGGAGCGCACCTTCATCGAAGTCGCCGGCAAGGTGCAGCTGACCGGCATCCGCTTCCGCGACAACCAGCAGCTCATGAACATCTGTCAGCGGATCGTGAGCCAGGTCGGCCGCCGCGTCGATGAATCGAGCCCGATCTGCGACGCGCGCCTCCCCGACGGCAGCCGCGTCAACGTCATCGCGCCGCCGCTCGCCATCGACGGCCCGGCGCTCACCATTCGTAAGTTCAAGAAGGACAAGCTGACCCTCGACAATCTGGTCAAGTTCGGCTCGATCTCGCCGGAAGGCTCGACGCTGCTCCAGATCGTCGGTCGGGTCCGCTGCAACGTGATCGTCTCGGGCGGCACCGGCTCGGGCAAGACGACGCTGCTCAACTGTCTGACGCGCTACATCGACACGACCGAGCGCATCATCACCTGCGAAGACGCGGCCGAACTGCAGCTACAGCAGCCGCATGTGGTGCGCCTGGAAACCCGCCCGCCCAACCTGGAGGGTGAGGGCCAGATCACCATGCGCGACCTGGTCAAGAACTGCCTGCGTATGCGTCCCGAGCGGATCATCGTCGGCGAGGTGCGCGGCCCGGAGGCATTCGACCTGTTGCAGGCGATGAACACCGGTCACGACGGTTCGATGGGCACGCTGCACGCCAACTCGCCGCGCGAGGCGCTGTCCCGTATGGAATCGATGATCACGATGGGCGGCTTCTCGCTGCCGTCGCGAACCATCCGCGAGATGATCGTGAGCTCGGTCGACGTGATCGTGCAGGCCGCCCGCCTGCGCGACGGCTCGCGCCGCATCACCCACGTCACCGAGGTGATGGGCATGGAAGGCGACGTGATCATCACCCAAGATCTGTTCGTCTACGACATCCTCGGCGAGGACGAACACGGCCGCATCATCGGCCGGCACCGCTCGACCGGCATCGGCCGGCCGCGGTTCTGGGATCGCGCCCGCTACTACAACGAGGACAAGCGCCTCGCCGAGGCGCTCGACAAGGCCGAGGTCGCCGATGCCTGA
- a CDS encoding CpaE family protein has protein sequence MSEHGPGPESRGQIDINPIPRIAVQAFCETRETAALIDAASSDRRMMRTHTKVHMGGLAAAVEFYQSAPTPNLVVLESREGRDEILTHLDRLAEVCDPGSKVIVIGHVNDIILYRDLLRRGVSEYMVAPVDLFDFLKTVSDLYAGPEAAPVGRTVAFIGAKGGCGASTICHNVAWTAARIFTSDVVIADLDLAWGTAGLDFNQDPAMGIAEAVYQPERLDEVYLDRLLAKCTDHLSLLAAPASLERSYDFEESAFEGVLDVVRTNVPLVVLDVPHVWTAWSRRTLRAVDEVVLVAAPDLGNLRNAKNIMDSLRHARPNDQPARLVLNMVGVPKRPEIKPEEFAKALEMPVLATVPFEAHLFGTAANNGQMIAETDPKHPVGEIFRSIAVAMTGRAEVKAKKKSALAPFLEKLRGRKAS, from the coding sequence ATGAGCGAGCACGGTCCGGGGCCGGAATCGCGCGGTCAGATCGACATCAACCCGATCCCGCGCATCGCCGTTCAGGCCTTCTGCGAGACGCGCGAGACCGCGGCCCTGATCGACGCAGCGTCGAGCGACCGCCGCATGATGCGCACGCACACCAAGGTCCACATGGGCGGTCTGGCGGCGGCGGTCGAGTTCTATCAGTCCGCGCCGACGCCGAACCTGGTCGTCCTGGAATCGCGCGAGGGGCGCGACGAGATCCTGACGCATCTCGATCGCCTGGCCGAGGTCTGCGATCCCGGGTCCAAGGTGATCGTGATCGGCCATGTCAACGATATCATTCTCTATCGCGACCTGCTGCGCCGCGGTGTCAGCGAATACATGGTCGCGCCGGTCGACCTGTTCGACTTCCTGAAGACGGTCTCCGATCTCTATGCCGGCCCGGAGGCAGCGCCGGTCGGCCGCACGGTCGCCTTCATCGGCGCCAAGGGCGGCTGCGGCGCCTCGACGATCTGCCACAACGTCGCCTGGACCGCGGCGCGCATCTTCACGAGCGACGTCGTGATCGCCGACCTCGACCTCGCGTGGGGCACCGCCGGGCTCGACTTCAATCAGGACCCGGCGATGGGTATCGCCGAGGCGGTCTACCAGCCGGAGCGTCTCGACGAGGTCTATCTCGATCGCCTGCTCGCCAAGTGCACGGACCACCTGAGCCTGCTCGCCGCGCCCGCGTCGCTCGAGCGCAGTTACGATTTCGAGGAAAGCGCCTTTGAGGGCGTGCTCGACGTCGTTCGCACGAACGTCCCGCTGGTCGTGCTCGACGTGCCGCACGTCTGGACCGCCTGGTCGCGACGCACCCTGCGTGCGGTCGACGAGGTCGTGCTGGTCGCCGCGCCCGACCTCGGCAATCTGCGCAATGCCAAGAACATCATGGACAGTCTGCGCCACGCCCGCCCGAACGATCAGCCGGCGCGGCTGGTGCTGAACATGGTCGGCGTCCCGAAGCGGCCGGAGATCAAGCCGGAGGAATTCGCCAAGGCGCTGGAGATGCCGGTGCTGGCGACGGTCCCCTTCGAGGCGCATCTGTTCGGCACGGCCGCCAACAATGGCCAGATGATCGCGGAAACGGATCCTAAACACCCTGTCGGTGAAATTTTTCGTTCGATCGCGGTCGCCATGACCGGCCGCGCCGAGGTCAAGGCGAAGAAGAAGTCGGCCCTCGCGCCGTTCCTGGAGAAGTTGCGCGGACGCAAGGCCTCCTGA
- a CDS encoding CpaD family pilus assembly protein has product MVRDVSPAIRPARRSSRAVASGLLLLAGLLGGCAGTKTEPLITGSTERDPITSRHPIVLSEGAETIDIPIGSQAARLNEASLYTIERFGADARARGAGYVTVMLPSGSANEAAAFRVASQVTAALARGGFPAASVVRQPYRANVDSTEAPIRLAYPRIVAAVPHRCGHWPDQILNSEKNDHYWNFGCAYQANMAAMVAEPNDFITPRGEDPADGTRRTAVIQSYRQAKQTKSDTGISAAQASNVSGGK; this is encoded by the coding sequence ATGGTTCGTGATGTCTCCCCCGCCATTCGCCCCGCGCGCCGGTCGTCGCGCGCCGTCGCGAGCGGTCTTCTCCTGCTCGCCGGTCTGCTCGGCGGCTGCGCCGGCACCAAGACCGAGCCGCTGATCACCGGTTCGACCGAGCGTGACCCGATCACCTCGCGCCACCCGATCGTGCTCAGCGAGGGTGCCGAGACCATCGACATTCCGATCGGCAGTCAGGCCGCGCGGCTCAACGAGGCGTCGCTCTACACGATCGAGCGCTTCGGTGCCGATGCGCGCGCCCGCGGCGCCGGCTACGTAACGGTGATGCTGCCGAGCGGTTCGGCCAACGAGGCGGCGGCGTTCCGCGTCGCCTCGCAGGTCACCGCGGCGCTCGCCCGCGGCGGCTTCCCCGCCGCCTCCGTCGTGCGCCAGCCCTATCGGGCCAACGTCGACAGCACCGAGGCGCCGATCCGGCTCGCCTATCCGCGCATCGTCGCCGCGGTGCCGCATCGCTGCGGCCACTGGCCGGACCAGATCCTGAACAGCGAGAAGAACGACCATTACTGGAACTTCGGCTGCGCCTATCAGGCCAACATGGCCGCGATGGTCGCCGAGCCGAACGACTTCATAACGCCGCGCGGCGAGGATCCGGCCGACGGAACCCGGCGCACCGCGGTCATCCAGAGCTACCGTCAGGCCAAGCAGACCAAGTCCGATACCGGCATCTCGGCGGCGCAGGCCTCCAACGTGAGCGGGGGCAAGTGA